The Salvelinus alpinus chromosome 28, SLU_Salpinus.1, whole genome shotgun sequence genome includes a window with the following:
- the LOC139557483 gene encoding rap1 GTPase-activating protein 1-like isoform X9, with translation MIEKMQGNRMDEQRYTFPPPLKTEEDYIPYPSVHEVLGRKSGFPLILLPQFGGYWIEGNNHELGDSAEPDQIQPLSPTTHKLESNSTAKMYRKHFLGKEHLNYYSVDGALGHLVLSMKYEEIGDQEDLRLMLRTKLETYHDVIPISCLTEFPNVVQMAKLVCEEVNVDRFYPVLYPKASRLIVNFDEHIISNNFKFGVIYQKFGQTSEEELFGNSVESPAFVEFLEFLGEKVELHDFKGFRGGLDVTHGQTGSESVYHNYRNKEVMFHVSTKLPYTEGDTQQLQRKRHIGNDIVAIVFQEESTPFVPDMIASNFLHSYVVVQVENGCTDDVLYKVSVTARNDVPFFGPPLPDPAVFRKGPEFQEFLFTKLINAEYACYKAEKFAKLKERTRSALLETLYEDLHINSQAMMGLGRDEDKMENGSGGGGGFFETFKSLLVPGKSPSKHGRRGSAIGIGTVEESLIIPGKSPTRKKSGPFISRRSSAIGIENIQEVHQKISSHSGRECLPGTQKTPDSDHASQDPKSENSSSQSSPEVLITKNIFALCNNRAQSIPEGHDLSRSSSNDSSFASVVEENETEATEDYDTGMESLSSSGTPHKQDSLTYSTWLEDSMSSTSTTSRGSSPGPGQLDGGKGSEIRIKLDRPKDSQSSSHSHKTPSFWEMRRAQAFAVTKDDDEDEEVDPG, from the exons ATGATTGAGAAGATGCAG gGCAACAGAATGGATGAGCAGCGATACACCTTTCCTCCCCCACTCAAA ACTGAAGAGGACTACATTCCTTACCCCAGTGTCCATGAG GTGTTGGGGAGAAAGAGCGGGTTCCCCCTgattctgctgcctcagtttgggGGTTACTGGATCGAGGGCAACAACCATGAGCTTGGTGACAGTGCTGAGCCAGACCAGATCCAGCCTCTGTCCCCCACCACACACAAGCTGGAGAGTAACTCCACCGCCAAGATGTACAGGAAGCACTTTCTGGGCAAG GAGCACTTGAATTACTACTCAGTGGACGGAGCTCTGGGACATCTGGTGTTGTCCATGAAGTATGAGGAGATCGGAGACCAGGAAGACCTCCGCctcatgctcag GACCAAACTGGAGACATACCATGATGTTATCCCCATATCCTGTCTCACAGAGTTCCCTAACGTGGTGCAGATGGCCAAG CTTGTCTGTGAAGAGGTGAATGTGGATCGTTTTTACCCTGTCCTCTACCCAAAA GCTTCAAGACTCATTGTCAATTTTGATGAACACATTATAAGCAACAACTTCAAGTTCGGAGTCATCTACCAGAAATTTGGACAG ACATCAGAAGAAGAGCTGTTTGGAAACAGTGTTGAGAGTCCTGCCTTTGTTGAATTCCTAGAGTTTCTGGGGGAGAAGGTCGAGCTGCATGACTTCAAAGG GTTTCGTGGTGGGTTGGATGTGACCCACGGGCAGACAGGATCTGAGTCCGTCTACCACAACTACCGCAACAAGGAGGTCATGTTTCATGTGTCCACCAAGCTGCCTTACACTGAGGGGGACACACAACAG TTGCAGAGGAAGAGGCACATAGGGAATGACATCGTGGCCATAGTGTTCCAGGAGGAGAGCACTCCCTTCGTACCAGATATGATTGCCTCCAACTTCCTCCATTCCTACGTAGTGGTGCAGGTGGAGAACGGCTGCACTGATGATGTACTGTACAAG GTGTCAGTGACGGCGAGAAATGACGTACCTTTCTTTGGACCACCCCTGCCAGACCCGGCCGTCTTTAGAAAA GGTCCAGAATTCCAGGAGTTCCTCTTCACGAAGCTCATCAATGCTGAGTATGCCTGCTATAAAGCTGAGAAATTTGCCAAACTGAAG GAGCGTACACGGTCAGCCTTACTGGAGACATTGTATGAGGACTTGCACATCAACAGCCAGGCAATGATGGGTCTGGGAAGAGACGAGGACAAGATGGAGAACGGGTCCGGAGGAGGAGGGGGCTTCTTTGAGACCTTTAAG TCATTGCTTGTCCCAGGGAAAAGTCCCAGTAAACATGGACGTCGAGGCAGTGCCATAGGGATAGGAACAGTAGAAGAG TCTTTGATCATCCCTGGGAAGAGTCCAACCAGGAAAAAGTCTGGTCCCTTTATCTCCAGACGCAGCAGTGCCATCGGTATTGAGAATATCCAGGAAGTCCACCAGAAAAT CAGCAGCCACAGCGGTAGGGAGTGTTTACCTGGCACACAGAAGACCCCTGACAGTGACCATGCCTCTCAGGACCCCAAGTCTGAGAACTCCTCCAGTCAAAGCTCACCAGAAGTGCTCATTACAAAGAACAT TTTTGCTCTTTGTAACAACAGGGCTCAGTCTATCCCTGAGGGTCACGACCTTTCCCGCTCCTCCTCCAATGACAGCAGCTTCGCCAGTGTGGTGGAGGAGAACGAGACAGAGGCCACGGAGGACTATGACACTGGcatg GAGAGCCTGTCATCATCGGGGACGCCGCACAAGCAGGACTCGTTAACCTACAGCACATGGCTAGAGGACAGTATGAGCAGCACAAGCACCACCAGCCGAGGCAGCTCGCCAG GTCCTGGTCAACTTGATGGGGGTAAAGGGTCAGAGATCCGCATTAAACTGGACCGGCCAAAAGATAGTCAGTCCTCATCG CATTCCCATAAGACACCATCCTTCTGGGAGATGAGACGAGCACAGGCTTTCGCCGTAACCAAGGACGACGATGAGGATGAGGAGGTGGACCCTGGATAG
- the LOC139557483 gene encoding rap1 GTPase-activating protein 1-like isoform X4 — protein MPCSPFRIGRPKKFWKQNGGDPRISTTLEPPLFQPSLSPLPYTAPPFLKTTGLFEMIEKMQGNRMDEQRYTFPPPLKTEEDYIPYPSVHEVLGRKSGFPLILLPQFGGYWIEGNNHELGDSAEPDQIQPLSPTTHKLESNSTAKMYRKHFLGKEHLNYYSVDGALGHLVLSMKYEEIGDQEDLRLMLRTKLETYHDVIPISCLTEFPNVVQMAKLVCEEVNVDRFYPVLYPKASRLIVNFDEHIISNNFKFGVIYQKFGQTSEEELFGNSVESPAFVEFLEFLGEKVELHDFKGFRGGLDVTHGQTGSESVYHNYRNKEVMFHVSTKLPYTEGDTQQLQRKRHIGNDIVAIVFQEESTPFVPDMIASNFLHSYVVVQVENGCTDDVLYKVSVTARNDVPFFGPPLPDPAVFRKGPEFQEFLFTKLINAEYACYKAEKFAKLKERTRSALLETLYEDLHINSQAMMGLGRDEDKMENGSGGGGGFFETFKSLLVPGKSPSKHGRRGSAIGIGTVEESLIIPGKSPTRKKSGPFISRRSSAIGIENIQEVHQKISSHSGRECLPGTQKTPDSDHASQDPKSENSSSQSSPEVLITKNIFALCNNRAQSIPEGHDLSRSSSNDSSFASVVEENETEATEDYDTGMESLSSSGTPHKQDSLTYSTWLEDSMSSTSTTSRGSSPGPGQLDGGKGSEIRIKLDRPKDSQSSSHSHKTPSFWEMRRAQAFAVTKDDDEDEEVDPG, from the exons accaCAGGTTTATTTGAAATGATTGAGAAGATGCAG gGCAACAGAATGGATGAGCAGCGATACACCTTTCCTCCCCCACTCAAA ACTGAAGAGGACTACATTCCTTACCCCAGTGTCCATGAG GTGTTGGGGAGAAAGAGCGGGTTCCCCCTgattctgctgcctcagtttgggGGTTACTGGATCGAGGGCAACAACCATGAGCTTGGTGACAGTGCTGAGCCAGACCAGATCCAGCCTCTGTCCCCCACCACACACAAGCTGGAGAGTAACTCCACCGCCAAGATGTACAGGAAGCACTTTCTGGGCAAG GAGCACTTGAATTACTACTCAGTGGACGGAGCTCTGGGACATCTGGTGTTGTCCATGAAGTATGAGGAGATCGGAGACCAGGAAGACCTCCGCctcatgctcag GACCAAACTGGAGACATACCATGATGTTATCCCCATATCCTGTCTCACAGAGTTCCCTAACGTGGTGCAGATGGCCAAG CTTGTCTGTGAAGAGGTGAATGTGGATCGTTTTTACCCTGTCCTCTACCCAAAA GCTTCAAGACTCATTGTCAATTTTGATGAACACATTATAAGCAACAACTTCAAGTTCGGAGTCATCTACCAGAAATTTGGACAG ACATCAGAAGAAGAGCTGTTTGGAAACAGTGTTGAGAGTCCTGCCTTTGTTGAATTCCTAGAGTTTCTGGGGGAGAAGGTCGAGCTGCATGACTTCAAAGG GTTTCGTGGTGGGTTGGATGTGACCCACGGGCAGACAGGATCTGAGTCCGTCTACCACAACTACCGCAACAAGGAGGTCATGTTTCATGTGTCCACCAAGCTGCCTTACACTGAGGGGGACACACAACAG TTGCAGAGGAAGAGGCACATAGGGAATGACATCGTGGCCATAGTGTTCCAGGAGGAGAGCACTCCCTTCGTACCAGATATGATTGCCTCCAACTTCCTCCATTCCTACGTAGTGGTGCAGGTGGAGAACGGCTGCACTGATGATGTACTGTACAAG GTGTCAGTGACGGCGAGAAATGACGTACCTTTCTTTGGACCACCCCTGCCAGACCCGGCCGTCTTTAGAAAA GGTCCAGAATTCCAGGAGTTCCTCTTCACGAAGCTCATCAATGCTGAGTATGCCTGCTATAAAGCTGAGAAATTTGCCAAACTGAAG GAGCGTACACGGTCAGCCTTACTGGAGACATTGTATGAGGACTTGCACATCAACAGCCAGGCAATGATGGGTCTGGGAAGAGACGAGGACAAGATGGAGAACGGGTCCGGAGGAGGAGGGGGCTTCTTTGAGACCTTTAAG TCATTGCTTGTCCCAGGGAAAAGTCCCAGTAAACATGGACGTCGAGGCAGTGCCATAGGGATAGGAACAGTAGAAGAG TCTTTGATCATCCCTGGGAAGAGTCCAACCAGGAAAAAGTCTGGTCCCTTTATCTCCAGACGCAGCAGTGCCATCGGTATTGAGAATATCCAGGAAGTCCACCAGAAAAT CAGCAGCCACAGCGGTAGGGAGTGTTTACCTGGCACACAGAAGACCCCTGACAGTGACCATGCCTCTCAGGACCCCAAGTCTGAGAACTCCTCCAGTCAAAGCTCACCAGAAGTGCTCATTACAAAGAACAT TTTTGCTCTTTGTAACAACAGGGCTCAGTCTATCCCTGAGGGTCACGACCTTTCCCGCTCCTCCTCCAATGACAGCAGCTTCGCCAGTGTGGTGGAGGAGAACGAGACAGAGGCCACGGAGGACTATGACACTGGcatg GAGAGCCTGTCATCATCGGGGACGCCGCACAAGCAGGACTCGTTAACCTACAGCACATGGCTAGAGGACAGTATGAGCAGCACAAGCACCACCAGCCGAGGCAGCTCGCCAG GTCCTGGTCAACTTGATGGGGGTAAAGGGTCAGAGATCCGCATTAAACTGGACCGGCCAAAAGATAGTCAGTCCTCATCG CATTCCCATAAGACACCATCCTTCTGGGAGATGAGACGAGCACAGGCTTTCGCCGTAACCAAGGACGACGATGAGGATGAGGAGGTGGACCCTGGATAG
- the LOC139557483 gene encoding rap1 GTPase-activating protein 1-like isoform X1: MAQRKRSFTFGAYGGVDKTFSRARSIWKQNGGDPRISTTLEPPLFQPSLSPLPYTAPPFLKTTGLFEMIEKMQGNRMDEQRYTFPPPLKTEEDYIPYPSVHEVLGRKSGFPLILLPQFGGYWIEGNNHELGDSAEPDQIQPLSPTTHKLESNSTAKMYRKHFLGKEHLNYYSVDGALGHLVLSMKYEEIGDQEDLRLMLRTKLETYHDVIPISCLTEFPNVVQMAKLVCEEVNVDRFYPVLYPKASRLIVNFDEHIISNNFKFGVIYQKFGQTSEEELFGNSVESPAFVEFLEFLGEKVELHDFKGFRGGLDVTHGQTGSESVYHNYRNKEVMFHVSTKLPYTEGDTQQLQRKRHIGNDIVAIVFQEESTPFVPDMIASNFLHSYVVVQVENGCTDDVLYKVSVTARNDVPFFGPPLPDPAVFRKGPEFQEFLFTKLINAEYACYKAEKFAKLKERTRSALLETLYEDLHINSQAMMGLGRDEDKMENGSGGGGGFFETFKSLLVPGKSPSKHGRRGSAIGIGTVEESLIIPGKSPTRKKSGPFISRRSSAIGIENIQEVHQKISSHSGRECLPGTQKTPDSDHASQDPKSENSSSQSSPEVLITKNIFALCNNRAQSIPEGHDLSRSSSNDSSFASVVEENETEATEDYDTGMESLSSSGTPHKQDSLTYSTWLEDSMSSTSTTSRGSSPGPGQLDGGKGSEIRIKLDRPKDSQSSSHSHKTPSFWEMRRAQAFAVTKDDDEDEEVDPG; the protein is encoded by the exons accaCAGGTTTATTTGAAATGATTGAGAAGATGCAG gGCAACAGAATGGATGAGCAGCGATACACCTTTCCTCCCCCACTCAAA ACTGAAGAGGACTACATTCCTTACCCCAGTGTCCATGAG GTGTTGGGGAGAAAGAGCGGGTTCCCCCTgattctgctgcctcagtttgggGGTTACTGGATCGAGGGCAACAACCATGAGCTTGGTGACAGTGCTGAGCCAGACCAGATCCAGCCTCTGTCCCCCACCACACACAAGCTGGAGAGTAACTCCACCGCCAAGATGTACAGGAAGCACTTTCTGGGCAAG GAGCACTTGAATTACTACTCAGTGGACGGAGCTCTGGGACATCTGGTGTTGTCCATGAAGTATGAGGAGATCGGAGACCAGGAAGACCTCCGCctcatgctcag GACCAAACTGGAGACATACCATGATGTTATCCCCATATCCTGTCTCACAGAGTTCCCTAACGTGGTGCAGATGGCCAAG CTTGTCTGTGAAGAGGTGAATGTGGATCGTTTTTACCCTGTCCTCTACCCAAAA GCTTCAAGACTCATTGTCAATTTTGATGAACACATTATAAGCAACAACTTCAAGTTCGGAGTCATCTACCAGAAATTTGGACAG ACATCAGAAGAAGAGCTGTTTGGAAACAGTGTTGAGAGTCCTGCCTTTGTTGAATTCCTAGAGTTTCTGGGGGAGAAGGTCGAGCTGCATGACTTCAAAGG GTTTCGTGGTGGGTTGGATGTGACCCACGGGCAGACAGGATCTGAGTCCGTCTACCACAACTACCGCAACAAGGAGGTCATGTTTCATGTGTCCACCAAGCTGCCTTACACTGAGGGGGACACACAACAG TTGCAGAGGAAGAGGCACATAGGGAATGACATCGTGGCCATAGTGTTCCAGGAGGAGAGCACTCCCTTCGTACCAGATATGATTGCCTCCAACTTCCTCCATTCCTACGTAGTGGTGCAGGTGGAGAACGGCTGCACTGATGATGTACTGTACAAG GTGTCAGTGACGGCGAGAAATGACGTACCTTTCTTTGGACCACCCCTGCCAGACCCGGCCGTCTTTAGAAAA GGTCCAGAATTCCAGGAGTTCCTCTTCACGAAGCTCATCAATGCTGAGTATGCCTGCTATAAAGCTGAGAAATTTGCCAAACTGAAG GAGCGTACACGGTCAGCCTTACTGGAGACATTGTATGAGGACTTGCACATCAACAGCCAGGCAATGATGGGTCTGGGAAGAGACGAGGACAAGATGGAGAACGGGTCCGGAGGAGGAGGGGGCTTCTTTGAGACCTTTAAG TCATTGCTTGTCCCAGGGAAAAGTCCCAGTAAACATGGACGTCGAGGCAGTGCCATAGGGATAGGAACAGTAGAAGAG TCTTTGATCATCCCTGGGAAGAGTCCAACCAGGAAAAAGTCTGGTCCCTTTATCTCCAGACGCAGCAGTGCCATCGGTATTGAGAATATCCAGGAAGTCCACCAGAAAAT CAGCAGCCACAGCGGTAGGGAGTGTTTACCTGGCACACAGAAGACCCCTGACAGTGACCATGCCTCTCAGGACCCCAAGTCTGAGAACTCCTCCAGTCAAAGCTCACCAGAAGTGCTCATTACAAAGAACAT TTTTGCTCTTTGTAACAACAGGGCTCAGTCTATCCCTGAGGGTCACGACCTTTCCCGCTCCTCCTCCAATGACAGCAGCTTCGCCAGTGTGGTGGAGGAGAACGAGACAGAGGCCACGGAGGACTATGACACTGGcatg GAGAGCCTGTCATCATCGGGGACGCCGCACAAGCAGGACTCGTTAACCTACAGCACATGGCTAGAGGACAGTATGAGCAGCACAAGCACCACCAGCCGAGGCAGCTCGCCAG GTCCTGGTCAACTTGATGGGGGTAAAGGGTCAGAGATCCGCATTAAACTGGACCGGCCAAAAGATAGTCAGTCCTCATCG CATTCCCATAAGACACCATCCTTCTGGGAGATGAGACGAGCACAGGCTTTCGCCGTAACCAAGGACGACGATGAGGATGAGGAGGTGGACCCTGGATAG
- the LOC139557483 gene encoding rap1 GTPase-activating protein 1-like isoform X3, translating into MAQRKRSFTFGAYGGVDKTFSRARSIWKQNGGDPRISTTLEPPLFQPSLSPLPYTAPPFLKTTGLFEMIEKMQGNRMDEQRYTFPPPLKTEEDYIPYPSVHEVLGRKSGFPLILLPQFGGYWIEGNNHELGDSAEPDQIQPLSPTTHKLESNSTAKMYRKHFLGKEHLNYYSVDGALGHLVLSMKYEEIGDQEDLRLMLRTKLETYHDVIPISCLTEFPNVVQMAKLVCEEVNVDRFYPVLYPKASRLIVNFDEHIISNNFKFGVIYQKFGQTSEEELFGNSVESPAFVEFLEFLGEKVELHDFKGFRGGLDVTHGQTGSESVYHNYRNKEVMFHVSTKLPYTEGDTQQLQRKRHIGNDIVAIVFQEESTPFVPDMIASNFLHSYVVVQVENGCTDDVLYKVSVTARNDVPFFGPPLPDPAVFRKGPEFQEFLFTKLINAEYACYKAEKFAKLKERTRSALLETLYEDLHINSQAMMGLGRDEDKMENGSGGGGGFFETFKSLLVPGKSPSKHGRRGSAIGIGTVEESLIIPGKSPTRKKSGPFISRRSSAIGIENIQEVHQKISSHSGRECLPGTQKTPDSDHASQDPKSENSSSQSSPEVLITKNMAQSIPEGHDLSRSSSNDSSFASVVEENETEATEDYDTGMESLSSSGTPHKQDSLTYSTWLEDSMSSTSTTSRGSSPGPGQLDGGKGSEIRIKLDRPKDSQSSSHSHKTPSFWEMRRAQAFAVTKDDDEDEEVDPG; encoded by the exons accaCAGGTTTATTTGAAATGATTGAGAAGATGCAG gGCAACAGAATGGATGAGCAGCGATACACCTTTCCTCCCCCACTCAAA ACTGAAGAGGACTACATTCCTTACCCCAGTGTCCATGAG GTGTTGGGGAGAAAGAGCGGGTTCCCCCTgattctgctgcctcagtttgggGGTTACTGGATCGAGGGCAACAACCATGAGCTTGGTGACAGTGCTGAGCCAGACCAGATCCAGCCTCTGTCCCCCACCACACACAAGCTGGAGAGTAACTCCACCGCCAAGATGTACAGGAAGCACTTTCTGGGCAAG GAGCACTTGAATTACTACTCAGTGGACGGAGCTCTGGGACATCTGGTGTTGTCCATGAAGTATGAGGAGATCGGAGACCAGGAAGACCTCCGCctcatgctcag GACCAAACTGGAGACATACCATGATGTTATCCCCATATCCTGTCTCACAGAGTTCCCTAACGTGGTGCAGATGGCCAAG CTTGTCTGTGAAGAGGTGAATGTGGATCGTTTTTACCCTGTCCTCTACCCAAAA GCTTCAAGACTCATTGTCAATTTTGATGAACACATTATAAGCAACAACTTCAAGTTCGGAGTCATCTACCAGAAATTTGGACAG ACATCAGAAGAAGAGCTGTTTGGAAACAGTGTTGAGAGTCCTGCCTTTGTTGAATTCCTAGAGTTTCTGGGGGAGAAGGTCGAGCTGCATGACTTCAAAGG GTTTCGTGGTGGGTTGGATGTGACCCACGGGCAGACAGGATCTGAGTCCGTCTACCACAACTACCGCAACAAGGAGGTCATGTTTCATGTGTCCACCAAGCTGCCTTACACTGAGGGGGACACACAACAG TTGCAGAGGAAGAGGCACATAGGGAATGACATCGTGGCCATAGTGTTCCAGGAGGAGAGCACTCCCTTCGTACCAGATATGATTGCCTCCAACTTCCTCCATTCCTACGTAGTGGTGCAGGTGGAGAACGGCTGCACTGATGATGTACTGTACAAG GTGTCAGTGACGGCGAGAAATGACGTACCTTTCTTTGGACCACCCCTGCCAGACCCGGCCGTCTTTAGAAAA GGTCCAGAATTCCAGGAGTTCCTCTTCACGAAGCTCATCAATGCTGAGTATGCCTGCTATAAAGCTGAGAAATTTGCCAAACTGAAG GAGCGTACACGGTCAGCCTTACTGGAGACATTGTATGAGGACTTGCACATCAACAGCCAGGCAATGATGGGTCTGGGAAGAGACGAGGACAAGATGGAGAACGGGTCCGGAGGAGGAGGGGGCTTCTTTGAGACCTTTAAG TCATTGCTTGTCCCAGGGAAAAGTCCCAGTAAACATGGACGTCGAGGCAGTGCCATAGGGATAGGAACAGTAGAAGAG TCTTTGATCATCCCTGGGAAGAGTCCAACCAGGAAAAAGTCTGGTCCCTTTATCTCCAGACGCAGCAGTGCCATCGGTATTGAGAATATCCAGGAAGTCCACCAGAAAAT CAGCAGCCACAGCGGTAGGGAGTGTTTACCTGGCACACAGAAGACCCCTGACAGTGACCATGCCTCTCAGGACCCCAAGTCTGAGAACTCCTCCAGTCAAAGCTCACCAGAAGTGCTCATTACAAAGAACAT GGCTCAGTCTATCCCTGAGGGTCACGACCTTTCCCGCTCCTCCTCCAATGACAGCAGCTTCGCCAGTGTGGTGGAGGAGAACGAGACAGAGGCCACGGAGGACTATGACACTGGcatg GAGAGCCTGTCATCATCGGGGACGCCGCACAAGCAGGACTCGTTAACCTACAGCACATGGCTAGAGGACAGTATGAGCAGCACAAGCACCACCAGCCGAGGCAGCTCGCCAG GTCCTGGTCAACTTGATGGGGGTAAAGGGTCAGAGATCCGCATTAAACTGGACCGGCCAAAAGATAGTCAGTCCTCATCG CATTCCCATAAGACACCATCCTTCTGGGAGATGAGACGAGCACAGGCTTTCGCCGTAACCAAGGACGACGATGAGGATGAGGAGGTGGACCCTGGATAG
- the LOC139557483 gene encoding rap1 GTPase-activating protein 1-like isoform X8, protein MSKSQIHLNAPLVTVGPWRRPSETTGLFEMIEKMQGNRMDEQRYTFPPPLKTEEDYIPYPSVHEVLGRKSGFPLILLPQFGGYWIEGNNHELGDSAEPDQIQPLSPTTHKLESNSTAKMYRKHFLGKEHLNYYSVDGALGHLVLSMKYEEIGDQEDLRLMLRTKLETYHDVIPISCLTEFPNVVQMAKLVCEEVNVDRFYPVLYPKASRLIVNFDEHIISNNFKFGVIYQKFGQTSEEELFGNSVESPAFVEFLEFLGEKVELHDFKGFRGGLDVTHGQTGSESVYHNYRNKEVMFHVSTKLPYTEGDTQQLQRKRHIGNDIVAIVFQEESTPFVPDMIASNFLHSYVVVQVENGCTDDVLYKVSVTARNDVPFFGPPLPDPAVFRKGPEFQEFLFTKLINAEYACYKAEKFAKLKERTRSALLETLYEDLHINSQAMMGLGRDEDKMENGSGGGGGFFETFKSLLVPGKSPSKHGRRGSAIGIGTVEESLIIPGKSPTRKKSGPFISRRSSAIGIENIQEVHQKISSHSGRECLPGTQKTPDSDHASQDPKSENSSSQSSPEVLITKNIFALCNNRAQSIPEGHDLSRSSSNDSSFASVVEENETEATEDYDTGMESLSSSGTPHKQDSLTYSTWLEDSMSSTSTTSRGSSPGPGQLDGGKGSEIRIKLDRPKDSQSSSHSHKTPSFWEMRRAQAFAVTKDDDEDEEVDPG, encoded by the exons ATGTCTAAAAGTCAGATTCATCTCAATGCTCCACTGGTGACAGTGGGACCATGGAGGAGACCCAGCGAA accaCAGGTTTATTTGAAATGATTGAGAAGATGCAG gGCAACAGAATGGATGAGCAGCGATACACCTTTCCTCCCCCACTCAAA ACTGAAGAGGACTACATTCCTTACCCCAGTGTCCATGAG GTGTTGGGGAGAAAGAGCGGGTTCCCCCTgattctgctgcctcagtttgggGGTTACTGGATCGAGGGCAACAACCATGAGCTTGGTGACAGTGCTGAGCCAGACCAGATCCAGCCTCTGTCCCCCACCACACACAAGCTGGAGAGTAACTCCACCGCCAAGATGTACAGGAAGCACTTTCTGGGCAAG GAGCACTTGAATTACTACTCAGTGGACGGAGCTCTGGGACATCTGGTGTTGTCCATGAAGTATGAGGAGATCGGAGACCAGGAAGACCTCCGCctcatgctcag GACCAAACTGGAGACATACCATGATGTTATCCCCATATCCTGTCTCACAGAGTTCCCTAACGTGGTGCAGATGGCCAAG CTTGTCTGTGAAGAGGTGAATGTGGATCGTTTTTACCCTGTCCTCTACCCAAAA GCTTCAAGACTCATTGTCAATTTTGATGAACACATTATAAGCAACAACTTCAAGTTCGGAGTCATCTACCAGAAATTTGGACAG ACATCAGAAGAAGAGCTGTTTGGAAACAGTGTTGAGAGTCCTGCCTTTGTTGAATTCCTAGAGTTTCTGGGGGAGAAGGTCGAGCTGCATGACTTCAAAGG GTTTCGTGGTGGGTTGGATGTGACCCACGGGCAGACAGGATCTGAGTCCGTCTACCACAACTACCGCAACAAGGAGGTCATGTTTCATGTGTCCACCAAGCTGCCTTACACTGAGGGGGACACACAACAG TTGCAGAGGAAGAGGCACATAGGGAATGACATCGTGGCCATAGTGTTCCAGGAGGAGAGCACTCCCTTCGTACCAGATATGATTGCCTCCAACTTCCTCCATTCCTACGTAGTGGTGCAGGTGGAGAACGGCTGCACTGATGATGTACTGTACAAG GTGTCAGTGACGGCGAGAAATGACGTACCTTTCTTTGGACCACCCCTGCCAGACCCGGCCGTCTTTAGAAAA GGTCCAGAATTCCAGGAGTTCCTCTTCACGAAGCTCATCAATGCTGAGTATGCCTGCTATAAAGCTGAGAAATTTGCCAAACTGAAG GAGCGTACACGGTCAGCCTTACTGGAGACATTGTATGAGGACTTGCACATCAACAGCCAGGCAATGATGGGTCTGGGAAGAGACGAGGACAAGATGGAGAACGGGTCCGGAGGAGGAGGGGGCTTCTTTGAGACCTTTAAG TCATTGCTTGTCCCAGGGAAAAGTCCCAGTAAACATGGACGTCGAGGCAGTGCCATAGGGATAGGAACAGTAGAAGAG TCTTTGATCATCCCTGGGAAGAGTCCAACCAGGAAAAAGTCTGGTCCCTTTATCTCCAGACGCAGCAGTGCCATCGGTATTGAGAATATCCAGGAAGTCCACCAGAAAAT CAGCAGCCACAGCGGTAGGGAGTGTTTACCTGGCACACAGAAGACCCCTGACAGTGACCATGCCTCTCAGGACCCCAAGTCTGAGAACTCCTCCAGTCAAAGCTCACCAGAAGTGCTCATTACAAAGAACAT TTTTGCTCTTTGTAACAACAGGGCTCAGTCTATCCCTGAGGGTCACGACCTTTCCCGCTCCTCCTCCAATGACAGCAGCTTCGCCAGTGTGGTGGAGGAGAACGAGACAGAGGCCACGGAGGACTATGACACTGGcatg GAGAGCCTGTCATCATCGGGGACGCCGCACAAGCAGGACTCGTTAACCTACAGCACATGGCTAGAGGACAGTATGAGCAGCACAAGCACCACCAGCCGAGGCAGCTCGCCAG GTCCTGGTCAACTTGATGGGGGTAAAGGGTCAGAGATCCGCATTAAACTGGACCGGCCAAAAGATAGTCAGTCCTCATCG CATTCCCATAAGACACCATCCTTCTGGGAGATGAGACGAGCACAGGCTTTCGCCGTAACCAAGGACGACGATGAGGATGAGGAGGTGGACCCTGGATAG